A part of Acipenser ruthenus chromosome 12, fAciRut3.2 maternal haplotype, whole genome shotgun sequence genomic DNA contains:
- the LOC117417376 gene encoding WD repeat-containing protein 53-like isoform X2: MLWNLQKARPLWVQNLQELGEEEEVQQSAGQLFNPPLAHAITVAACGNTFACGSEDGKIHMFKVVGTRFERQVGFKGHSQGVSQVHFVNFLSHPHWLVSGGNDGKVLLWDASTGSMTESKGQAKGGHRRKAKSVKGASKEGADHNTELEVKAFSPKLCINHEEKVNWICPAQLKGEGRIIVADQSSSLSVYPITGL; encoded by the coding sequence ATGCTCTGGAACCTGCAGAAAGCCCGTCCTCTCTGGGTTCAGAACCTCCAGGAActgggtgaggaggaggaggtgcaGCAGAGTGCGGGCCAGCTTTTCAACCCTCCTCTCGCGCATGCCATCACTGTGGCGGCCTGCGGCAACACCTTCGCCTGCGGTTCCGAAGACGGGAAGATCCACATGTTCAAAGTGGTGGGAACAAGGTTTGAGAGACAGGTGGGGTTCAAGGGGCATAGCCAGGGGGTGTCGCAGGTCCACTTTGTCAACTTCCTGTCCCATCCCCACTGGCTGGTGTCTGGAGGGAATGATGGGAAGGTCTTGCTGTGGGATGCCAGCACAGGAAGCATGACGGAGAGCAAAGGACAAGCCAAAGGAGGCCACAGGAGAAAGGCAAAGTCTGTAAAAGGTGCCAGCAAGGAAGGTGCTGACCACAACACAGAACTGGAAGTCAAAGCTTTTTCACCAAAGCTGTGCATTAACCACGAGGAGAAAGTGAACTGGATTTGTCCGGCACAGCTGAAGGGGGAGGGTCGGATTATAGTGGCAGATCAAAGTAGCTCGTTGTCTGTTTATCCTATAACAGGCCTGTAG
- the LOC117417370 gene encoding serotransferrin-2 — translation MNSLFHALLLLGLTAYSFAAPAADSVRWCNKSPQEQRKCEALKTATGHFTCLEKKDTMQCIEAIKTGMADAITLDGGDIYEASLANYDLHPVIAEDYGETTSDTCYYAVAVVKKGSGFSFKELKGKKSCHTGLGKSAGWNIPIGALVSEGILKWDGPETELIESAVSRFFSASCVPGAAKDLYPKLCELCTNCARSHVEPYYDYEGAFKCLKDGKGDVAFVKHLTVLDANPNEYELLCKDGSRKELSDYLSCSLARVPGHAVVTRSDKDLAHKIWQYLEEAKNTFPNLFKSSDYGGKNLMFKDSTKKLVLAPDNMNAYLYLGAEYMHIIQALKKKEPSSIPTDPVKWCAVGKKEREKCDTWSINACTTGDCDKGKIKCISGVSVEDCIEKIMKKEADAVTMDGGYVYTAGKCGLVPVMVESYKADVCALPAENAPLNPCYSCSYYAVAVVKKDSPLTWDTLKGAKSCHTGLGRTAGWNIPMGILKKTAIKDCDFTKFFSQSCAPGANKTSSLCSLCAGDKKATIGGDDSKCLENDSESYYGYSGALRCLIEGGDVAFVKHTTVFDNTEGDNIPKWAKGYKSSDFKLLCYNGETKTVSPSDYEKCYLAKVPAHAVMTRPESREVVVRLLKDQQREFGSQTDEDTFKLFKSETKDLLFKDSTKCLIEVSAKTVKGFLGKEYYDSVTELSACTASELQKACTFHKCQQA, via the exons ATGAATTCTCTCTTCCATGCGCTGCTGCTATTGGGGCTGACAG CTTATTCGTTTGCAGCACCAGCTGCCGATTCTGTCAGGTGGTGCAACAAGTCCCCACAGGAGCAGAGGAAATGTGAAGCCCTGAAGACAGCTACCGGCCACTTTACCTGTCTGGAGAAAAAGGATACAATGCAGTGCATTGAAGCAATAAAG actggGATGGCAGATGCAATAACGCTGGATGGTGGGGATATTTATGAAGCTAGCCTTGCAAACTATGACCTTCACCCAGTCATTGCTGAAGACTATGGTGAAA CTACTTCTGATACTTGCTACTATGCTGTGGCTGTTGTCAAGAAGGGCAGTGGCTTTTCTTTCAAAGAGCTAAAAGGAAAGAAGTCCTGTCACACTGGACTGGGCAAGTCTGCAGGCTGGAACATCCCTATTGGGGCTCTGGTGTCTGAGGGGATCCTAAAGTGGGATGGACCGGAGACAGAACTAATTGAAAGTG CCGTCTCCAGGTTCTTTTCTGCAAGCTGTGTACCAGGAGCAGCCAAGGACCTGTACCCAAAGCTGTGCGAGCTGTGTACCAACTGCGCCCGTTCACACGTGGAACCTTATTACGATTATGAAGGGGCTTTCAA ATGCCTGAAGGATGGCAAAGGTGATGTTGCATTTGTCAAACACCTTACAGTCCTAG ATGCTAACCCCAATGAATATGAGTTGCTGTGTAAAGATGGCTCTAGAAAAGAACTTAGTGATTACCtgtcctgtagtctggccagagTCCCTGGACATGCTGTTGTGACCAGGAGCGATAAAGACTTGGCACATAAAATTTGGCAGTACCTTGAAGAAGCGAAG AACACATTCCCCAACCTCTTCAAGTCTTCTGATTATGGCGGCAAGAACCTGATGTTCAAAGATTCTACCAAGAAGTTGGTGCTTGCCCCTGACAACATGAATGCCTATCTGTACCTAGGAGCTGAGTACATGCACATAATTCAAGCTCTCAAGAAAA agGAACCCTCCAGCATCCCCACAGATCCAGTGAAATGGTGTGCGGTTGgtaagaaagaaagagaaaagtgTGACACATGGTCCATCAACGCGTGCACGACGGGTGATTGTGATAAAGGAAAAATTAAGTGCATATCTGGAGTGTCTGTTGAAGACTGTATTGAAAAGATCATG AAAAAGGAAGCTGATGCTGTCACCATGGACGGAGGCTACGTCTACACAGCAGGGAAATGCGGCCTTGTGCCCGTCATGGTAGAGAGCTACAAAGCAG ATGTATGCGCATTACCAGCAGAAAatg CCCCACTGAATCCTTGTTATTCCTGCTCCTACTATGCTGTGGCAGTTGTGAAGAAAGACTCGCCACTCACCTGGGACACCCTAAAAGGTGCAAAATCCTGCCACACAGGTTTAGGACGGACTGCAGGTTGGAACATTCCAATGGGAATTCTCAAGAAAACAGCTATCAAAGACTGTGACTTCA CTAAATTCTTCAGCCAGAGCTGCGCTCCCGGAGCAAACAAAACCTCCAGCTTGTGCTCCCTGTGTGCTGGAGATAAAAAGGCTACTATTGGAGGCGACGATTCCAAATGCTTAGAAAATGACTCTGAGTCATACTATGGATATTCTGGGGCACTCAG GTGTCTGATCGAAGGTGGAGATGTTGCCTTTGTTAAACACACAACTGTGTTTGACAATACTGAAG gagatAATATTCCTAAATGGGCCAAGGGTTATAAGTCCTCTGACTTCAAGCTACTGTGTTACAATGGTGAAACAAAAACTGTTTCCCCCAGCGATTATGAGAAGTGCTATCTTGCTAAAGTCCCAGCACATGCAGTCATGACTCGTCCTGAAAGCAGAGAAGTGGTCGTCCGATTACTGAAGGATCAACAG AGAGAGTTTGGTTCTCAAACTGATGAAGATACATTTAAGCTGTTCAAGTCGGAAACCAAGGACCTTCTTTTCAAGGACTCCACTAAGTGTCTGATAGAGGTCTCTGCAAAAACTGTCAAAGGCTTTCTTGGAAAGGAATATTATGACTCTGTAACAGAACTCTCAGCATGCACGGCATCAG aactCCAGAAAGCGTGCACATTCCACAAGTGCCAgcaggcttaa
- the LOC117417376 gene encoding WD repeat-containing protein 53-like isoform X1, with translation MAWKWCDGHSLPVLCVGAGTDGLLASGAEGGELTVWSDEGTPIGQLKLDGGDDVTCATFSLSSPNKLYISHGEAVSILDARALKKPVDLFRVSEDEINCLSVNETDSLIAAADDSGSIKILDLSSRKVIRSLRKHTNICSSVAFRPQRPQCLVSCGLDMQVMLWNLQKARPLWVQNLQELGEEEEVQQSAGQLFNPPLAHAITVAACGNTFACGSEDGKIHMFKVVGTRFERQVGFKGHSQGVSQVHFVNFLSHPHWLVSGGNDGKVLLWDASTGSMTESKGQAKGGHRRKAKSVKGASKEGADHNTELEVKAFSPKLCINHEEKVNWICPAQLKGEGRIIVADQSSSLSVYPITGL, from the exons ATGGCGTGGAAGTGGTGCGATGGGCACTCCTTGCCGGTGCTTTGTGTGGGCGCTGGCACTGATGGACTTTTGGCTTCAGGAGCAGAAGGTGGAGAGCTGACAGTGTGGAGTGACGAAGGGACTCCAATTGGCCAGCTAAAACTGGATGGAGGTGATGATGTAACGTGCGCCACCTTCTCTCTATCTTCCCCGAACAAACTGTACATCTCTCATGGGGAAGCAGTCAGCATCTTGGACGCCAGGGCTTTGAAGAAACCTGTGGACCTTTTCCGTGTCAGCGAGGATGAAATTAACTGCCTGTCTGTGAATGAAACGGACAGCCTGATTGCAGCTGCAGATGACTCTGGGTCAATAAAGATCCTGGACCTGAGCAGCAGGAAGGTCATCCGTTCACTGcgcaaacacacaaacatttgtTCATCTGTGGCATTCCGCCCCCAGCGTCCTCAATGTCTGGTTTCATGTGGGCTGGATATGCAG GTGATGCTCTGGAACCTGCAGAAAGCCCGTCCTCTCTGGGTTCAGAACCTCCAGGAActgggtgaggaggaggaggtgcaGCAGAGTGCGGGCCAGCTTTTCAACCCTCCTCTCGCGCATGCCATCACTGTGGCGGCCTGCGGCAACACCTTCGCCTGCGGTTCCGAAGACGGGAAGATCCACATGTTCAAAGTGGTGGGAACAAGGTTTGAGAGACAGGTGGGGTTCAAGGGGCATAGCCAGGGGGTGTCGCAGGTCCACTTTGTCAACTTCCTGTCCCATCCCCACTGGCTGGTGTCTGGAGGGAATGATGGGAAGGTCTTGCTGTGGGATGCCAGCACAGGAAGCATGACGGAGAGCAAAGGACAAGCCAAAGGAGGCCACAGGAGAAAGGCAAAGTCTGTAAAAGGTGCCAGCAAGGAAGGTGCTGACCACAACACAGAACTGGAAGTCAAAGCTTTTTCACCAAAGCTGTGCATTAACCACGAGGAGAAAGTGAACTGGATTTGTCCGGCACAGCTGAAGGGGGAGGGTCGGATTATAGTGGCAGATCAAAGTAGCTCGTTGTCTGTTTATCCTATAACAGGCCTGTAG